A single genomic interval of Osmia lignaria lignaria isolate PbOS001 chromosome 9, iyOsmLign1, whole genome shotgun sequence harbors:
- the Pxn gene encoding peroxidasin, whose protein sequence is MRLQLIVVSLILVILRVSWAVQSQNGRTECPHKCMCFGSTVRCMFQKLNRVPRVPTNTTVLDLRFNNIAELRPGSFYNLPELHTLLLNDNRIRHLPPRIFEGAPKLRILYLYKNRLERISPGAFAGLPKLEQLYLHYNHLREIKKGTFNDLPSLERLFLHSNMLHHIPADAFHNVGPMTRLRLDSNALVCDCNLVWLLHRLQSKSSEMAAICQAPVEMKGRSLTTMSPDDFHCTKPRIMNGPEDVEVRLGGTITFACEVIGDPAPEIKWMRDSNEVSPDGNRYVIQGDGTLIISDATERDNGEYECVARSEMGYTKSRKARAIITVSPSLRFTQLPESQTVQVGTDVYFKCRVEGQPTPEIQWWRNGQTLNVGGRISIEDDGNLLRIIAVKESDSARYVCQARNSNGEAETSADLRVVDTSYSPPRMTYEPHDMEAEPGAIIEVPCRVEGVPKPVIQWKKDGTAVEGERVRISRGGSLYLYNVTAADTGRYECSAMNQYGRATAQALVRVRQPEATDVLVIRAFKDATEEIDRAINNTLISLFTGDSSRVNPFRLARFPDAVGRAAARPAEVFERTLVNIRRMINAGISANTTNEFRYEQVLTAEQVREIERLSGCTGHRHKQNCTNMCYHTKYRSIDGSCNNLRHPTWGSSYTGFRRVLQPIYENGFSSPVGWEKGRRYYGYPKPAARLISTTLVATHNVTSDERITHMVMQWGQFLDHDLDHSLPSVSSESWDGIDCKKSCDNAAPCFPMDVPPGDPRVTNRRCIDFIRTSAVCGSGATSLLWGSFTPREQLNQLTSYLDASQVYGYDDALAKDLRDFTTDHGLLREGPTIPGHKPLLPYANGQFVDCRRNPLESSINCFVAGDIRANEQVGLLAMHTIWLREHNRIARSLREMNPHWNGEKLYQEARKIVGAEMQHVTYQHWIPHVFDGTAEELLGPYRGYDPNLDASISNVFATAALRFGHTLIQPRLQRLNSSFQSIPQGPLKLRDAFFSPWRLVEEGGVDPLMRGMFGTAAKLKLPEENLNTELTEQLFHTAHAVALDLAAMNIQRGRDHALPGYLEWRRICNMSHVETFEDLAGEIHSARVRQKLRELYGHPGNIDVWVGGVLEDQLPNAKVGPLFKCLLLEQFRRTRNGDRFWYESPTVFKPDQFAQIKQTSLARILCDNGDNIDRIQPNVFVLPEGDNKFVSCDEIPYVDLRVWSDCCDGCEEQGNTISRFRRSAAKYLPAQNNFVSKDIGRHDQTERIKYLEITIQETEQECKRVKDLAESLSDRIEDLKSLLEDVKKLQ, encoded by the exons ATGAGGCTGCAATTGATCGTTGTATCTTTGATCCTGGTGATCCTGCGAGTGTCCTGGGCGGTTCAGTCGCAGAATGGGAGGACCGAGTGCCCCCATAAGTGCATGTGCTTCGGGAGTACCGTGCGGTGCATGTTTCAGAAGCTTAACCGTGTACCACGGGTACCAACCAACACCACGGTCCT GGACCTACGGTTCAACAACATAGCCGAACTACGTCCAGGCTCGTTTTACAATCTCCCAGAATTACACACTCTGTTGCTTAACGACAATCGCATCAGACATCTGCCTCCCAGGATCTTCGAGGGTGCACCCAAGCTGAGGATCCTCTACCTGTACAAGAATCGTCTTGAAAGAATTTCACCAGGTGCATTCGCTGGTCTGCCGAAATTAGAACAACTATACTTGCACTACAACCACCTAAGAGAGATCAAGAAAGGAACGTTCAATGATCTGCCCTCGTTGGAGAGGCTGTTTCTGCACAGCAACATGCTGCATCATATTCCCGCCGACGCGTTCCATAATGTGGGACCCATGACGCGGCTCCGTCTCGACAGCAATGCTCTCGTTTGCGACTGTAACTTGGTTTGGCTGTTGCACAGACTTCAGAGCAAATCCTCGGAGATGGCAGCCATTTGCCAGGCACCCGTTGAGATGAAGGGACGCTCCCTGACCACCATGTCCCCCGACGACTTTCATTGCA CCAAACCACGCATCATGAACGGTCCTGAGGACGTGGAGGTCAGACTAGGCGGCACCATCACCTTCGCCTGTGAGGTGATAGGCGACCCAGCTCCAGAAATCAAATGGATGCGAGATTCTAACGAGGTATCACCCGACGGGAATCGCTATGTGATCCAGGGAGATGGAACATTGATAATCTCAGATGCGACCGAGCGAGACAACGGCGAATACGAATGCGTGGCTAGAAGCGAAATGGGCTATACTAAATCGAGAAAGGCTAGAGCTATCATAACGGTATCACCGTCGTTAAGATTCACCCAGTTACCCGAATCTCAAACTGTTCAAGTTGGAACAGACGTCTACTTCAAGTGCAGAGTCGAGGGACAGCCCACGCCAGAAATTCAATGGTGGCGAAATGGTCAGACGTTGAATGTAGGTGGTCGTATCTCTATTGAAGACGACGGTAATTTGTTGAGAATCATTGCCGTGAAGGAGTCTGACTCGGCTAGATACGTTTGTCAAGCGAGGAACTCAAATGGTGAGGCTGAAACTAGCGCGGATTTGAGAGTGGTTGATACCTCTTACAGTCCACCTAGGATGACATACGAGCCTCACGACATGGAGGCGGAACCCGGTGCCATTATCGAGGTGCCCTGTAGGGTTGAAGGTGTTCCGAAACCAGTAATACAATGGAAGAAGGATGGAACAGCCGTGGAAGGGGAGAGAGTACGAATATCCCGTGGGGGAAGCTTGTACCTTTATAATGTTACTGCCGCGGACACTGGCAG ATACGAATGCTCGGCAATGAACCAATATGGGCGTGCAACTGCTCAAGCGTTGGTGCGCGTTCGCCAGCCTGAAGCGACAGATGTACTGGTGATAAGAGCGTTCAAGGATGCCACCGAGGAGATTGATCGTGCCATAAATAATACGTTGATAAGTCTCTTCACAGGTGACAGCTCGCGAGTGAATCCATTCAGACTCGCGCGTTTCCCAGACGCCGTTGGTCGCGCCGCGGCTAGGCCAGCGGAGGTGTTTGAGAGAACGCTTGTTAATATAAGGCGTATGATAAACGCTGGTATCAGCGCGAATACCACTAATGAATTTCGGTATGAACAAGTCTTGACAGCGGAACAG GTCAGAGAAATTGAGAGACTATCAGGATGTACTGGACACAGGCACAAGCAGAACTGCACGAACATGTGCTACCATACCAAATACCGTAGCATAGATGGTAGCTGTAATAACTTAAGACACCCCACCTGGGGATCCTCTTATACCGGTTTCCGTAGAGTTCTGCAACCAATTTATGAAAACGGATTTTCATCTCCAGTGGGATGGGAGAAAGGACGTCGTTATTACGGCTACCCAAAACCAGCCGCACGACTGATCTCTACCACCCTAGTAGCTACCCATAACGTGACCTCCGACGAGAGGATCACCCACATGGTGATGCAATGGGGACAGTTCTTGGATCATGATTTAGATCATTCTCTGCCGTCGGTCTCCAGCGAGTCTTGGGATGGTATAGACTGCAAGAAATCTTGCGACAACGCAGCGCCCTGTTTTCCTATGGATGTTCCTCCAGGTGATCCTAGAGTGACCAACAGAAGATGCATCGACTTCATAAGAACCAGCGCAGTCTGTGGTTCTGGTGCAACTAGTCTATTGTGGGGCAGTTTCACTCCACGCGAACAACTGAATCAATTGACCAGTTACTTGGATGCTTCTCAGGTATATGGTTATGACGATGCTCTAGCCAAAGATTTGCGCGACTTCACCACGGATCATGGTTTATTAAGAGAAGGTCCTACTATTCCTGGTCACAAACCGCTTCTTCCATACGCTAACGGTCAGTTCGTTGACTGTAGAAGGAATCCTCTGGAAAGCTCCATCAACTGTTTCGTAGCTGGTGACATTCGAGCCAACGAGCAGGTGGGTCTCCTGGCGATGCACACGATATGGTTACGAGAGCACAACCGTATCGCTCGCAGCCTGCGGGAGATGAACCCTCACTGGAACGGAGAGAAGCTGTACCAGGAAGCTAGAAAGATCGTTGGAGCCGAGATGCAACACGTCACTTATCAGCACTGGATACCTCACGTATTCGACGGAACCGCGGAGGAGCTTCTCGGTCCCTACCGAGGTTACGACCCCAATTTGGACGCCAGTATTTCCAACGTATTTGCCACTGCGGCTCTGAGGTTCGGTCACACGTTGATCCAACCTCGTCTGCAGCGTCTTAACTCATCTTTCCAGTCTATACCTCAAGGCCCCCTGAAACTACGAGACGCCTTTTTTTCACCGTGGAGATTAGTCGAAGAGGGTGGCGTTGATCCTCTGATGAGAGGGATGTTCGGCACAGCGGCTAAATTAAAATTACCCGAGGAGAACTTGAACACAGAATTGACCGAGCAGCTGTTCCATACTGCTCATGCGGTAGCTTTGGACTTAGCTGCTATGAATATTCAACGTGGCAGGGATCATGCGTTGCCAGGATACCTGGAATGGCGACGAATCTGTAACATGTCGCATGTAGAGACCTTCGAAGATCTGGCCGGTGAAATACACAGCGCCAGAGTCAGACAGAAGCTAAGAGAATTGTACGGTCATCCTGGGAACATAGACGTCTGGGTCGGTGGAGTTTTAGAGGATCAACTACCAAACGCCAAAGTGGGTCCTCTTTTCAAGTGTCTTCTGTTGGAACAATTCAGACGCACCAGGAACGGCGACAGGTTTTGGTACGAAAGTCCCACTGTCTTTAAACCTGACCAATTTGCCCAGATAAAACAAACGAGCTTAGCTAGAATCCTATGCGATAACGGAGATAATATCGACAGAATACAACCGAATGTATTCGTGCTGCCAGAAGGTGACAACAAATTCGTCAGTTGCGATGAAATACCGTACGTGGATCTGAGAGTTTGGTCCGATTGTTGCGACGGTTGCGAGGAACAGGGTAACACGATCTCGCGATTCAGACGCAGCGCAGCCAAATACTTGCCAGCACAAAATAACTTTGTTTCGAAAGATATAGGTAGGCACGATCAAACTGAAAGGATTAAGTATCTGGAAATAACGATCCAGGAAACTGAGCAGGAATGCAAGAGAGTTAAGGACCTTGCCGAGTCTCTATCTGATAGAATAGAAGATTTAAAGAGCCTCTTAGAGGATGTAAAAAAGTTACAGTAA